A single genomic interval of Penaeus chinensis breed Huanghai No. 1 chromosome 23, ASM1920278v2, whole genome shotgun sequence harbors:
- the LOC125037323 gene encoding uncharacterized protein LOC125037323 yields the protein MSLASLLKAVIIGAALVTLSTGHAVRHKRQPRIMCLWDQVRPRVSSPKDLCEQNPDSQRILVGVTHKSLCQEDIQRLKAGVSNIDPLEQANKRCCRNPRSSCSIDEWKDVAMYRLIIVFFSHMG from the exons ATGTCTCTCGCAAGTCTCCTTAAGGCAGTGATCATCGGGGCGGCATTGGTAACGCTGTCGACGGGTCATGCAGTCAGGCACAAAAGGCAGCCACGCATTATG tgtctgtgGGACCAAGTCCGGCCGCGCGTGAGTTCGCCAAAGGACTTGTGTGAACAGAATCCCGACTCTCAACGCATTCTTGTGGGAGTCACGCACAAGTCCCTTTGTCAAGAGGATATTCAGAGATTAAAGGCTGGAGTGTCAAATATAG ATCCCTTGGAGCAAGCGAACAAGAGGTGTTGCAGGAACCCGAGGAGCAGCTGTTCTATAGACGAATGGAAGGACGTGGCAATGTATCGcttaattattgttttcttttctcatatgGGTTAG
- the LOC125037311 gene encoding uncharacterized protein LOC125037311, translating into MAGLLLPTSSCSDPKNASGTPTPAVLRARERDKLRRILEVCAAKVEEAKQLSERLSADGVWISLDTLQRGLMSPTEYRVYQEHLRALAEKEQQKRRPGSKKSPSPYRR; encoded by the exons ATGGCGGGGCTTCTGCTGCCAACCTCGTCCTGTTCAGACCCCAAGAACGCCTCCGGGACGCCCACGCCCGCGGTGCTGAGGGCGCGAGAGAGGGATAAACTCCGACGGATCCTTGAG GTGTGTGCAGCTAAGGTGGAGGAAGCGAAGCAACTGAGCGAGCGACTGAGTGCAGATGGCGTCTGGATTTCGCTCGACACCCTGCAGAG AGGCCTGATGTCCCCGACCGAGTACCGCGTCTACCAGGAGCACCTGCGGGCGCTGGCCGAGAAGGAGCAGCAGAAGCGGCGTCCCGGTTCGAAGAAGAGTCCTTCACCGTACAGACGATAA